From the Kribbella sp. CA-293567 genome, the window GGGTGTCCGGGGAGTAGACCGGCGTCGCACCGGCGGCTCCTTCGTCGCCGAGGGCATTGCTCAGGTGCTTGGCCTCGTGCACCACGGTCAGCACCGCATCCCGCGCGTCGATCAACTCCTCGGGGGTGAGCGGGCGGCCGGCCGTGTAGGCGCGGGCAATCGGCTTGAGGACAGTCTCGGCGTCGAGGGTCATCCCGCCGTCGTCGAGAGCGCTACCGGCCACACCCGGCCGACTCTCCTCGTTCAGTTCGCCATTCCACCGTGACGGGCGGCCGGACAGCTTCTCCACCGACCGCACGACGCTGCGCACCCAGAGGTACTCGTTGCTTGCGCGAGGGACCGGCTTGCCGATGCTCATTCGGCCGACTTCTCCAGGTGGTCGAGCAGCCGCGACAGCGGACTGTTCATCCTCCGGATCGCGCCGGCCTCCCGGTGCGGAGCCTGGGTCGCGAGCGCGCCGATCTCCGCGATGGCCCGCTCGATCAGTGGGATCCGCGCCTGGGCGGGACCCTCGCTGTCGATCGCCCGGGCGAACAGGACCTGTGCCTGGTGGAACTGCTCGCTGGTCGCCTTGGGCGGACCCGCGAGCAGGCGCGGGAGCGAGGCCGCGCGGTACCGGGCGCGCTCGCGGCCGCGCTCGTCCTCGACTTGCTCGGCCAAGGCCCGGAGCCGCTCGGTCTCGGCTGCCACCACCTCGGACGAGGCGCCTTTGAGGTCGTCCAGCAGGCGTCCGAGCTCGGCCTCGACGGCGTCGTAATCGGGCGGGTTCTCGGTCATCGTGCTCCCTGTCTGCTCGGGGAAGACGATAACCGTTCGCGGTCGGTTCGGGCGGCCGTCAGACTAGGGGGATGGGTCACGTGGAGGTTGCCGGGGTCGGGTTCGAGTTGCCGGACGGGCGGGTGTTGCTGGACGACATCACGTTCCGGGTCGGGGACGGGGCCAAGGTCGCGCTGGTCGGGGCGAACGGGTCGGGGAAGACGACGCTGACCAAGATCATCGCGGGGGATCTCAAGCCGCACAGTGGCAGCGTCGCGCGGTCCGGTGGGCTGGGGGTGATGCGGCAGTTCGTCGGGTCGGTGCGCGACGAGACGAACGTGCGTGACCTGCTGCTCGGGGTAGCGCCGGCGCCGCTGCAGGCTGCCGCCGCCAAGCTCGATCAGGCCGAGCTGGCGATGATGGAGGCCGACGACGAGAAGACCCAGTTGCGGTATGCCCAGGCGGTGTCCGACTGGGGTGAGCTCGGCGGGTACGACGCCGAGGTGCTCTGGGACGTCTGCACGATGGCCGCGCTCGGCGTGCCGTTCGACAACTGCCGCTGGCGTGAGGTCAAGACGCTGTCCGGCGGTGAGCAGAAGCGGCTGGTGCTGGAGGCCCTGCTGCGGGGTCCGGAGGAGGTGCTGGTGCTGGACGAACCGGACAACTACCTCGACGTACCGGCCAAGCGGTGGCTCGAGGAGCAGCTGTCCGCGACCCAGAAGACCGTGCTCTACATCAGCCACGACCGGGAGCTGCTGGCCAACACCGCGACCCGGATCGTCACCGTCGAACTAGGGGCCGCAGGCAACAGCATCTGGACTCACGGTGGCGGGTTCAAGACCTATCACGAGGCGCGCCGGAAGCGGTTCGAGCGGCTGGAGGAGCTGCGCCGCCGCTGGGACGAGGAGCACGCCAAACTCAAGGCGCTGGTGCTGATGTACAAGCAGAAGGCGGCCTACAACGACAGCCTCGCCTCGGCGTACAAGGCGTCCAAGACCCGGCTGGCCAAGTTCGAGGAGGCCGGCCCGCCGCAGGCGATCCCGCGCGAGCAGAAGGTCAGCATGCGGCTCACCGGCGGCCGGACCGGCAAGCGCGCCGTCGTCGCCACCGGGCTGGAGCTGACCGGGCTGATGAAGCCCTTCGACCTCGAGGTCTGGTACGGCGAACGCGTGGCGGTCCTCGGCTCGAACGGCTCGGGCAAGTCGCACTTTCTGCGGCTGCTCGCCAACGGCGGCTCCGATCCCGACGTCGAGCACCAGCCGGTGGGGGAGATCGTGATCCCGTCGGTGGCACACACCGGCAACGCCAAGCTCGGCGCCCGCGTCCGCCCGGGCTGGTTCGCGCAGACGCACGAGCACCCCGAGCTGGCCGGCCGGACGCTGCTGGAGATCCTGCACCGCGGCGACGAGCATCGCGACGGAATGGGCCGCGAGCTGGCCTCGCGCAAACTCGACCGGTACGAGCTGGCGCATGCGGCCGAGCAGTCCTTCGACTCCCTCTCGGGCGGGCAGCAGGCGCGGTTCCAGATCCTGCTGCTGGAGCTCTCCGGCGCCACGCTGCTGCTGCTCGACGAGCCCACCGACAACCTCGACGTGGAGTCGGCCGAGGCGCTGGAGGAGGGGCTGGATTCCTTCGACGGCACGGTTCTGGCGGTCACCCACGACCGCTGGTTCTCGCGCGGCTTCGACCGCTATCTGGTCTTCGGCAGCGACGGGACCGTCTACGAGTCGCCCGAACCGGTCTGGGACGAGGGCCGGGTGCAGCGAGCCCGCTGAGCACCGGCTAGTCGGTCCGGCACCAGCCCTCGCGGTAGTCGGACCAGTTCTCGGGGGTCGCGGCGAAGTCGACGTACAGGGCGAGGCCGAAGTTCTGCCGCTGTGAGTCGCCGAGGCCGAGCTGGGTTCCGCGGATCGCGGCCCGGACGGTCTCGGCGGAGCCACGGTGGGAGAAGTTGTCCTCCCAGTAGAACGGCACGCCCATCAGCAGGTCGACGTGCTCGGGGGTGACCTCCAGCGCCAGCTCGGTCTGCTGCGCGACATAGCCGCCGTACAGGGATTCCAGCGGGGTCCAGGTGTCGTAGGACATCACGGCGATCTGCTCGACCCGGCTCGCGACGGCGCCGAAGTACTCCTTCGTCCACCATTTGCTCAGCCCGCTGACGCCCATCAGCACACGGTTCATGCCGGGCGCCGGGTCGAGCTGGGCGGCCGCCACCGACAGCGGTACGCCGCGGGCGGCGGTCAGTTGGTGCACCTCGTCCAGCAGGGCGAGGAAGCCCTTGGAGCCCGACTGGACCGGCTCCACGTCGTAGTGGATGCCGTCGAACCCCTGGTCGAGAACCTGCTCGGACGAGGCCTTCACCCTGGCCCGGACGGCGGCGTCGTCGAGGTCCATGCCGGGATTCTTCTCCGGCTGGAGGACGTCACCGAGCCAGGCCTGGACGCGGACCTTCGGCATCGCCTGGTGGACGGCGTCGGTGAACCATCTGGCCCTGGGCGAAACTGTTGCCAGTGGCAACGTTCCGTCGTGCTCCAGTGGTCCGGTGTGGACGTAGAGGTCGCGGATTCCCGTGCCCTGCAGCTGTTCGGCCAGCGCCTTGACGTCGGCCGCGGACTTTCGTCCGTCGACCCAGGCGTGCCCGAGCCAGATCGCGTCCTTGCCGCGCGTGCTGGTGCCGGCCTGTGGGTCGCCCGTGTACGCGACGCGCCACGAGATCGCCAGCGCGCCGAGGGGGAGCGGGACCAGCAGCACGAACACCAGCAGCAGGCCGAGCAGGATCTTGCGCCGCCGCGACCACGTCTTCCAGCGAGGCTTCTTCACGCGGCACGACCGGAGCGCAGGCCGTCGTACACCAGGCCGAGCATGCGATCGCGGACCTCCGGTTCGAGGCCCGCCGTGGTCGCTCCCCGCGAGGCGCCGACGAGCAGCGCGTAGACCTCGGGGAAGCTGACGTCACGCCGTACGGCGCCCGCCGACTGGGCCCGGTCGAGCAGCAGCGCGAAGGCCTTGCGCAGCTCGGCACCGGCGCTCTTGGCCTCCGCTCCGACCACCGTGCCGGAGGCGCTCAGGGCCTCGGCGATCGCCAGCTTGGACGCCGACTCGGAGACGAACTGGGCGAAGAAGCCGAAGAACGCCGCGCCGGGGTCGTCGTGCCCGGCCAGCTCGGTCGCGCGGTCCCGCAGCCGTTTCAGCCGGGAGGTCAGCACCGCCTCGAGCAGTTCCACCTTGGTCGGGAAGTGCCGGAACACCGTGGCGATCCCCACCTGCGCCAGCTTGGCGACCTCGTCGGTCGAAGCGTTCGGCGACCGCCCGAAGACATCCTCGGCTGCCATCAGGATCCGCGCCCGGTTGTCCCGGGCATCCGCACGCAACGGCCTCATTCCACTCCTCGCACTGGTCGGCTCTGTCAGCGTAGGAGACGCCCGGTAACGCCCCGTGGTTCCGCATTCACCGGGAACCGGTGCCGGCAGCGGGTGCGTCGTAGCCACAGAAGCGCAGAAACGGCCCCGGTCCCTGGCAGAAGCCGGACCGGGGCCGTTCCCAACTCGACTAGCTCAGCGGTCGCCCATCGGGACGTACTGGACGCCGCGGGCGCCGGTGTAGATCTGCTTCGGGCGCGCGATCTTCTGGTCGGTGTCGGTGAGCGACTCCGACCACTGCGCCAGCCAGCCCGAGGTGCGCGGGATGGCGAACAGCACGGTGAACATCTCCGGCGGGAACTGCAGGGCCTCGTAGATCAGGCCGGAGTAGAAGTCGACGTTCGGGTAGAGCTTGCGGGAGACGAAGTACTCGTCCTCCAGCGCGATCTTCTCCAGCTCGACGGCGATCTTCAGCAGCGGGTTGATGCCGGTCACCTCGAACACGTCGTCGGCGGCCTTCTTGATGATCTTGGCGCGCGGGTCGTAGTTCTTGTAGACCCGGTGGCCGAAGCCCATCAGCCGCTCTTCGCCGTTCTTCACGCCCTCGATGAACGACGCGACGTTGTCGACCGTGCCGATCCGGCGCAGCATCTTCAGCACCGCCTCGTTGGCGCCGCCGTGCAGCGGGCCGTAGAGGGCCGCGATGCCGCCGGTGACCGCGGAGTACGGGTCGACCTGGGTGGAGCCGATCGCCCGGACCGCGTTGGTGGAGGCGTTCTGCTCGTGGTCGGCGTGCAGGATGAACAGGATCTCCAGCGCGCGCACCAGCCGGTCGTCGGCGGCGTACTTGGGCTCACTCATCTTGAACAGCATCGACAGGAAGTTGGCCGCGTAGCTCAGCTCGTTGTCGGGGTAGACGTACGGCTTGCCCTGGGCGTGCCGGTAGGCGAACGCGCCGAGCGTCGGCATCTTCGCGATCAGCCGGCGGATCTGCAGACCCCGCGACTCCTCGTCGAAGATCTCCCGCGACTCCGGGTAGAAGGTGGACAGCGCGCCCACCGAGGCGAGCAGCATGCCCATCGGGTGCGCGTCGTACCGGAAGCCCTGCATGAAGGTCTTCAGGTTCTCGTGCACGAACGTGTGATACGTCACGTCGTGCACCCAGGCCTCGTACTGCGTCTTGTCCGGCAGCGAACCGTTCACCAGCAGGTACGCGACCTCCAGGTAGTTCGACTGCTCCGCGAGCTGCTCGATCGGGTAGCCGCGGTACTCCAGGATGCCCTTGTCGCCGTCGATGAAGGTCACCGAGGAGCGGGTCGAGGCGGTGTTGACGAAGCCGGGGTCGTAGGTGGCCAGGCCACCGTCTCCGTCGGTTGCGCTGATCTGCTTGAGATCGGCGGCACGGATGGTGCCATCGGTGATGGCAAGGTCGTAGTCCTTGCCGGTCCGGTTGTCCCGGACGGTGAGCGACTGTTCGGTCACAATGCCCTCTTCGGAAGCTGGCGCATCGCCGGAGTGAGTGAGGGTAATCGTCGCCGGCGGGACGCGGATCGGACTGCAATCTTCACCGCTAAACTAGTGCGGTCTCCGGCTGCTTCCAAGCCGGGGTCCCCCACTGGCTCGGGCTCGCTTTGACCCCGAGGCGTCCGCGCCGGTATTCTGGGCTGCTGTTGTGCGTTCCTGGTCCTCGCCGGTGTGATTGCGGGCCGCTCGCCGACGTACCAGTTCTAGATTTGTCACCCTCTGAGAAACGAAGGTCAACGACCGTGCGCACGTACAGCCCGAAACCTGCTGACGTCACCCGTGAGTGGCATGTGATCGACGCCACCGACGTCGTGCTCGGTCGGCTCGCCGTCCAGATTGCCACCCTGCTGCGTGGCAAGCACAAGCCGACATTCGCTCCGCACGTCGACGGCGGTGACTTCGTCGTCGTCGTCAACGCGTCGAAGATCGCCCTGTCCGGCAACAAGCGGACCGACAAGCTGGCCTACCGCCACTCGGGTCACCCGGGTGGTCTGACGGCCACGCCGGTCGGCGAGATCCTCGAGAAGGACCCTCGCAAGGCCGTCGAAAAGGCTGTCTGGGGCATGCTCCCGAAGAACCGTCTGAGCCGCCAGCTGCTGAACAAGCTGAAGGTGTACGCCGGGCCGGAGCACCCGCACGTGGCCCAGCAGCCCAAGCCGTTCGAGATCACCCAGATCGCTCAGTAGTAGCGATCGACGAGCCAGGTAAACGAGGATTCACAGCGTGAGCGACATCACCACCGAGACCGAAGCACTCGACACCGAGGTCCCCATCGACACCGAGGGCCCGGTTGCCTACACCTCCGAGACGAACCCGAGCCCGGAGCAGCGCGCCGAGTCCGGTCGCGTCGCGGTGATCAACCCGGCCGGTGCCACCGGTCGCCGCAAGGAGGCCGTGGCTCGCGTCCGGCTCATCCCCGGCACGGGCACCATCACCGTCAACGGCAAGCCGATCGACGTCTACTTCCCGAACAAGGTTCACCAGCAGCATGTGAACGAGCCGTTCGTGGTGGCCGGCCTCGAGGGCTCCTACGACGTCATCGCCCGGATCAACGGCGGCGGCATCACCGGCCAGGCCGGTGCGCTGCAGCTCGGAATCGCCCGCTGCCTGAACGCCGCGGACGAGGAGGCGAACCGGGCCGGACTGAAGAAGGCCGGTCTGCTCACCCGCGACGCGCGGATCAAGGAGCGTAAGAAGGCCGGTCTCAAGAAGGCCCGTAAGGCTCCGCAGTACAGCAAGCGCTGATCACCTGATGTCGCGTTTGTTCGGCACGGACGGAGTCCGTGGCCTGGCGAACGTGGATCTCACCGCGGAGCTGGCGCTCGACCTCTCGGTCGCGGCAGCTCACGTACTCGGCGAGGCCGGTGCCTTCGAAGGGCACCGGCCGCGCGCCGTTGTGGGGCGGGATCCGCGAGCCAGTGGTGAGTTCCTCGAAGCAGCCGTGGTGGCCGGTCTGGCCTCCGCCGGCGTCGATGTCGTCCGGCTCGGCGTACTGCCGACCCCGGCCGTCGCCTACCTGACCGGCTCGACCGGTTCCGATCTCGGCGTGATGCTGTCGGCCAGCCACAACCCGATGCCCGACAACGGCATCAAGTTCCTGGCCCGGGGCGGGATCAAGCTCGACGACGTGATCGAGGACGCGATCGAGGCCCGGACCGGCGAGGAGTGGCAGCGCCCGACCGGCGCCAAGGTCGGTCGTGTGCTCGACGACGGGCAGGGGTTCGAGACCTACGTCTCGCACCTGGTCCGCTCGGCCCCGAACCGTTTCGACGGCGTCAAGGTGGTGATCGACTGCGCCAACGGCGCGGCATCGCTGACCGCTCCCGAAGCGCTGCGCCGGCTCGGCGCCGAGGTGATCACGTACGCCGCCGCACCGGACGGCCTGAACATCAACCTCAACTGCGGTTCGACCCACATGGAGGGTCTGCGGCGCGAGGTGATCGGGCACGGTGCCGATCTCGGGATCGCGCTCGACGGTGACGCCGACCGCTGCCTGGCCGTGGACGCGGCCGGCGAGTTCGTCGACGGCGACCAGATCCTGGCCGTGCTCGCGCTGGCGATGCGCGACTCGGGCCGGCTCTCCAACGACACCGTGGTGGCGACCGTGATGAGCAACCTGGGCTTCGTCCAGGCGATGGTCCGGGAGCGGATCGCGGTCGAGCAGACCAAGGTCGGCGACCGGTACGTCCTGGAGGCGATGAAGGCCGGCGGTCACAAGCTCGGCGGCGAACAGTCCGGCCACGTGATCCTCTCCGATCACGCGACCACCGGTGACGGCACGCTGACCGCCGTCATGCTGCTCGCCCGGATCGCTCAGACCGGCAAGGGTCTGGCCGACCTGGCCGCGGTGATGACCCGGCTGCCGCAGGTCCTGATCAACGTCCCGGACGTCGACAAGAGCCGCGCCGGCACCGACACCGACGTACAGGCCGCGGTGGCCGCCGCCACCGCTCGCCTGGGTGACACCGGCCGCGTTCTGCTGCGTCCTTCGGGGACGGAGCCGCTCGTCCGGGTCATGGTCGAGGCAGAGTCCTCCGCCACCGCCCAGGAGGTCGCTCACGACCTCGCCGGCATCGTGGAGAAGTCGCTCAAGCTCTGACGCAAGCCCTGAACCCCCGCTGACGCACCTCGTCAGCGGGGGTTCTTGCTTGCGGCGTACTGGTCCATACTCGACGTGAGATCGCTCTCATCATCTCTGCAGCACGCCCCATGCCCGTCAGAGAAGGAGATTCACCGTGAGGATCAGTCGAGCTCTACTGGCGCTTGCGACCTTGTTCGCGCTGCTGTCCCCGCTCAGCACCGCGGAGGCCGCGCCCGTCCCGAAGAAGGGCGTCAGCACCTGGTACATGAACGGTGTCACCCAGGCCCTGCAGGACTCCCGGGTCAGCTGGTACTACAACTGGGACTCCGGGCGGGCAGGGATCGCCTCGCCGGCCGGAGTCGAGTTCGTCCCGATGATCTGGGGGCCGAACCACGTCACCGACCAGCGCCTCAACGAAGCCAAGAACTCCGGTACGACGCTGCTCGGCTTCAACGAACCGGACCTGGCCGGCCAGTCGAACATGACTGTCGACCAGGCCCTCAACCTCTGGCCGCGGTTGCAGGCGACCGGGATGCGACTCGGCAGCCCTGCGGTCGCGTACGGCGGTGACCGGGCCGGTGGCTGGCTCGACCGGTTCCTGGCCGGTGCCCGGGCCCGCGGCTACCGCGTCGACTTCATCACCCTGCACTGGTACGGCTCGGACTTCAGCGACGCGGCGGTCGGTCACCTGAAGAGCTATGTCGACGCCGTCTGGAACAAGTACCGGGTGAAGATCTGGCTGACCGAGTTCAGCCT encodes:
- the glmM gene encoding phosphoglucosamine mutase; this encodes MSRLFGTDGVRGLANVDLTAELALDLSVAAAHVLGEAGAFEGHRPRAVVGRDPRASGEFLEAAVVAGLASAGVDVVRLGVLPTPAVAYLTGSTGSDLGVMLSASHNPMPDNGIKFLARGGIKLDDVIEDAIEARTGEEWQRPTGAKVGRVLDDGQGFETYVSHLVRSAPNRFDGVKVVIDCANGAASLTAPEALRRLGAEVITYAAAPDGLNINLNCGSTHMEGLRREVIGHGADLGIALDGDADRCLAVDAAGEFVDGDQILAVLALAMRDSGRLSNDTVVATVMSNLGFVQAMVRERIAVEQTKVGDRYVLEAMKAGGHKLGGEQSGHVILSDHATTGDGTLTAVMLLARIAQTGKGLADLAAVMTRLPQVLINVPDVDKSRAGTDTDVQAAVAAATARLGDTGRVLLRPSGTEPLVRVMVEAESSATAQEVAHDLAGIVEKSLKL
- the rpsI gene encoding 30S ribosomal protein S9 produces the protein MSDITTETEALDTEVPIDTEGPVAYTSETNPSPEQRAESGRVAVINPAGATGRRKEAVARVRLIPGTGTITVNGKPIDVYFPNKVHQQHVNEPFVVAGLEGSYDVIARINGGGITGQAGALQLGIARCLNAADEEANRAGLKKAGLLTRDARIKERKKAGLKKARKAPQYSKR
- the rplM gene encoding 50S ribosomal protein L13, which gives rise to MRTYSPKPADVTREWHVIDATDVVLGRLAVQIATLLRGKHKPTFAPHVDGGDFVVVVNASKIALSGNKRTDKLAYRHSGHPGGLTATPVGEILEKDPRKAVEKAVWGMLPKNRLSRQLLNKLKVYAGPEHPHVAQQPKPFEITQIAQ
- a CDS encoding ABC-F family ATP-binding cassette domain-containing protein is translated as MGHVEVAGVGFELPDGRVLLDDITFRVGDGAKVALVGANGSGKTTLTKIIAGDLKPHSGSVARSGGLGVMRQFVGSVRDETNVRDLLLGVAPAPLQAAAAKLDQAELAMMEADDEKTQLRYAQAVSDWGELGGYDAEVLWDVCTMAALGVPFDNCRWREVKTLSGGEQKRLVLEALLRGPEEVLVLDEPDNYLDVPAKRWLEEQLSATQKTVLYISHDRELLANTATRIVTVELGAAGNSIWTHGGGFKTYHEARRKRFERLEELRRRWDEEHAKLKALVLMYKQKAAYNDSLASAYKASKTRLAKFEEAGPPQAIPREQKVSMRLTGGRTGKRAVVATGLELTGLMKPFDLEVWYGERVAVLGSNGSGKSHFLRLLANGGSDPDVEHQPVGEIVIPSVAHTGNAKLGARVRPGWFAQTHEHPELAGRTLLEILHRGDEHRDGMGRELASRKLDRYELAHAAEQSFDSLSGGQQARFQILLLELSGATLLLLDEPTDNLDVESAEALEEGLDSFDGTVLAVTHDRWFSRGFDRYLVFGSDGTVYESPEPVWDEGRVQRAR
- a CDS encoding citrate synthase; amino-acid sequence: MTEQSLTVRDNRTGKDYDLAITDGTIRAADLKQISATDGDGGLATYDPGFVNTASTRSSVTFIDGDKGILEYRGYPIEQLAEQSNYLEVAYLLVNGSLPDKTQYEAWVHDVTYHTFVHENLKTFMQGFRYDAHPMGMLLASVGALSTFYPESREIFDEESRGLQIRRLIAKMPTLGAFAYRHAQGKPYVYPDNELSYAANFLSMLFKMSEPKYAADDRLVRALEILFILHADHEQNASTNAVRAIGSTQVDPYSAVTGGIAALYGPLHGGANEAVLKMLRRIGTVDNVASFIEGVKNGEERLMGFGHRVYKNYDPRAKIIKKAADDVFEVTGINPLLKIAVELEKIALEDEYFVSRKLYPNVDFYSGLIYEALQFPPEMFTVLFAIPRTSGWLAQWSESLTDTDQKIARPKQIYTGARGVQYVPMGDR
- a CDS encoding glycoside hydrolase family protein, translating into MRISRALLALATLFALLSPLSTAEAAPVPKKGVSTWYMNGVTQALQDSRVSWYYNWDSGRAGIASPAGVEFVPMIWGPNHVTDQRLNEAKNSGTTLLGFNEPDLAGQSNMTVDQALNLWPRLQATGMRLGSPAVAYGGDRAGGWLDRFLAGARARGYRVDFITLHWYGSDFSDAAVGHLKSYVDAVWNKYRVKIWLTEFSLIDWSTGTARYPTQAQLARFATNSGAMLNAHPAVERYAWFALPTDRSGTGLYHGATPNEVGRAYRAIG
- a CDS encoding TetR/AcrR family transcriptional regulator, translated to MRPLRADARDNRARILMAAEDVFGRSPNASTDEVAKLAQVGIATVFRHFPTKVELLEAVLTSRLKRLRDRATELAGHDDPGAAFFGFFAQFVSESASKLAIAEALSASGTVVGAEAKSAGAELRKAFALLLDRAQSAGAVRRDVSFPEVYALLVGASRGATTAGLEPEVRDRMLGLVYDGLRSGRAA